From the Vibrio ziniensis genome, the window TCACAAGATTTGGTTACGATAATACCAAGGCCTACTGTGTCTCCATTGAGGCGAGCCTCTAGAACATAGAATTGTCTAACGAAAGAATCTAGCCAGGTACCAATCCAGAACCAGCTAAGAAAAAAATTAGCTTGTGACTTTGGTTCTAATCTCAACCAAACCGCTTTAAGCCATTCTTTATCTGGATTTTTGAACCATTCACACTGAACATTATTTCTTTCCCTTAAGATCACAGTCATCCCTTAAATAAAACATTAGATTATCAAGACAAACATTAACATCACTATTTCAGATTCTAGGCAGAAACAGGATCTAATAAAATTTTTGTGCCAGAGTGTGAAAGTATAGAAGTAAATTCAGAACTATACACAAAATAATCTAATCAACTAAATGAAAAATAAAAAGTTATCATATTTGAGAAATTATAAATAATCTGATCTTACCGCTTGAAAAATTTCATACTAAAGTTCGTAATAGTCTATGCTTTAGAAGCATTTGTCATTTTATCTCAACTAGGGAAAGATATGTCGTATTTAAAACAGAGACTCATGAAAAATACTGTAATAGTTTTTGCTACCACTTCCCTATTCTATTGCTATCCGACATTAGCTGATAAATACCTCGATAATGCTCAAAAATATATAGAAAAAAATGAGATTCCTTCGGCAGTCATTGAATTAAAAAACTCTATACAAAACTCTCCGGACGACGCTAAACCTAGACTGCTTTTAGGTAAAATCTACTTACAACAAGGTGGTTACCTTGAAGCAGAAAAAGAACTAAGCAAAGCATTAGAGTTAGGATCACCTAATGAAGAAGTCATTACTTCACTTCTTAATGCCAAATTGAATTTGGGGAAAAATCAAGAGGTCATTAACACCGTTAGTGATAGCCGAGTAAGTGATCCTTATATTAATAGTGAACTTTTCGCCCTTAAATCCATGGCAGAATTAAATCTAAATCAAGTAGATTCAGCTAGACAGAGTCTGCAATTAGCCGGAGATGCCGCTTTAGATTCGCATTATGTGAAACTTAGTCAAGCAAGATTAGATGCAACCCAAAATAATATCGAGCAAGCAATTCGTTTGGTGGATGAGGTCATTGATAAGGACGACACCAATACAGATGCCTGGATACTCAAAGGGCATTTAGAAATGGCTAAACGAGATTTTGCAAAGGCAGCAGAAAGCTATAGCAAAGCTTATCAGTTATCACCTAAAGCATCCCAATATACTTTGTTTTTATCTCGAGCGTTAGTTTTAGATAATCAAATGGACAAAGCTCAGCCTTACATTGATAACATACTAAAACAAATCCCAAACCAAGTATTAGCTAATGAAATGAAAGCTAGTATTGATTTTTCAAAAAGCAATTTTGAATCAGCTAAGCAGCATGCTGATAGAGCAATTAACAATGGTTCAGAAAACCTCGTTACTATGCTAATTTCTGGTGTTGCATCTTATAATTTGAAATTGTATGAACAATCGAATCATCGCCTAAAACAAATCTTACCTCGTTTGCCTGAAGACCATTTCGCCAGACGTTTATATATAGTGACTCAATTAAAACTTGGATATATCGATGAGGCCATTCAAGAGGCAGAAAGACTAAATGTAGACTCAAAAGAAAACAGTACTTTTCTATCTCAAACGAGTATGGAACTGTCCAAATTGGGACGTGATGAAGAAGCACTAACATTAGCAAAAAAAGCCTATGAAAGTGACAAGGGTCAGTTTAACGAAATGATGCTTGGGATGGTAAAGCTATCCAGTCACGATTCTAGTGGTATTGAAGATCTTAAGTCAGCATTAGCAGAACAACCTGATAAAAGAAAAGCCGAAATAGGTATTGGTTACTATTACCTTCAACTAGGAGCAATTGATGAAGCACAAAATGTTGCAGATAAGTGGCTTAAAAGTGATACTAACGACGTAGATGCTCTAGTATTGCATGGCACTATTCTTTTATCCCAGTCGCAATCTGACCAAGCAAGTGACGCTTATCTTAAAGCACTTAGCATCGATCCAGATCACATACAAGGTAACTTGCTATACTCACGGCTTCTAGCCTCCCGTGAGCAGTGGGAACAAGCGTTTCAATATGCTTATAAAACAAAAACACTCGCACCGAACAACGAGCTAGCGACTAAACTGCTCTTTATCAGTGGTCAAAAAGCAAACAAGGCACCTGAACTACTAAAACTAATCAATACGCAGATATCGCAAAATCCAACTAATTTGAATCTTGTGCCACAAAAGGCTATAGCGTTAGTCCTAAACAATGAAACTACCCAAGCGTTGAACTTGTTAGAAAAGCAACCCGAACAGAATAAAACTGCAAAAATGTGGGCGTTAATAGGTAATATTTATTTTTCTAAAAAGCAGTGGTCAGATGCCGAGCGTGCGTATCTGAAATGGCTTGATATCGCTCCCACTGATGTCGACGCTCATATTCGAAGTATATTTATTAGTGGTATGACAAAAAAATATGGCTCCGGAATTGCTCTTGCGAATAATGCTTCACAAATTTTCCCGACAGATATTAGGTTCACAATTTTAAAAATAGATCTCCTCATTAAGTCAGGTAAAACTGATGATGCACAGAAACTTCTAGATACAATGACATCTAGCGTAAGAGACCTTGAATATACATTAAAACAACAAGCTGTTATTTATATCAGCGATAATTTATTAGACAAAGCGATTCCAGTTTTACAAAAGCGCTATAAGACCTACCCTGGTCTTGAATCAGCAAAAGAGCTTTCCCTACTTTATGTCCAAAACAACCAAGCAGAAGAAGCGATAAAATTCCTTTCAGAAGTAATAAACCAGTACCCCGACAAAGCCAGAGCATTACAACTTCTTCTTGCGGATATTCAGAGTAAACAAAGCTCAGATGAAGCAATAGAACAATATAAAGTTATTATCAAACGAGAACCTAATAACGTAATAGCGTTAAATAATTTATCTTGGGTATACATGGGAAAAGAGAATTTCATTGAAGCTTGTCAGTATTCCAAGAGAGCCTATGATCTTGCGGATGGGCATCCTCAAATTGATGATACACACGGCTACTGCCTATTAAAAAGTGGAGAAATAAAAGAAGCAGTTTCGATTCTTAAAAAGGCCTATCAAGCGGTAAGTGCTAACCCCGAAATTGCACTGCACTACACTGAGAGTTTAATTGCAGACAATCAAATTCGACAAGCGCAGTTAGTATTGGACGGGATAGTGACAAATAACTCAGTATTTTTGGAACAAAAGAAAGCATTGGAAGTTAAATTAAGTAGTTTGTAATCGATAACGCATTAGGACTCAAGTCATGATTAGACCAACTCTTGTTCTGGTGCTATTAACACTGGTGAAACCAATCAGTTCATTAGCTGGCCTACCAGAAACTATCGCCACAATTCAACCTTCGGTAGTGGGAGTGGGAACTTACAATCGATTATCTGAACGGCCTTATAACATACTTGGTACTGGGTTTGTGGTTGGCGATGGGCACTATATAGCAACTAATAACCACGTAATCCCCGCAATATTGGAAAGCCAAAATAACGAAAAAGTCATCATATATGCAGGTAAAGGTAACGCAGCTAAAGTATATAATGCAGAAATCGTTACCCGGAACAGTATTCATGATATCGCAATACTGAAAATAGAAGGTTTGCCACTACCCGCTCTTCATCTTTCTAGCAAAATGGTTAGAGAAGGCGAGGTTTATGCGTTTACCGGCTATCCACTTGGCGCCATTCTTGGTTTATATCCCGTCACACACAGAGGGATCATCTCAAGTATCACACCCATAGTCATCCCTGCAAGAAATGAGGCCGAATTAACGGCGAAAAGAATCAAACAACTCCGAGAACCCTATATCGTTTATCAATTAGATGCCGTGGCCTATCCAGGCAATAGTGGCAGCCCAGTTTATGATCCTGACACTGGTGAAGTCATTGCTGTCATCAACAAGGTATTGGTTAAATCAACCAAAGAGTCAATGCTAACGGATCCTAGCGCTATAACCTATGCCATCCCTATTAAATACTTGCGCGATATATTAACCAAACTTCCTTAATAAATAGGAGGTACCATTGCTGGGAAAAAATGTATGCATCGACTAAAAATCAGTTTACTCAGTCTCTACACACTACTGATCGCTTATGTGACATTATCCAGTGACTCTTCATCTGACTCTGTAGTCCCTGATCTCAACACTTTTGGCATTTCAAATCTGGATAAATTGGCTCATACCGGAGCCTACGCTCTATTTTACATTCTGGCAGTAACGGGATTTGGAATGAAAAGACTTAAGAGTATTAGAGCAATACTCCTAATTTATGGGATGATTCTTGAGATTCTTCAAACTTGGGTACCACAGAGAGAACCGTCATTAGAAGACTTTTTAGCCAATTTACTTGGGGTAATACTAGGTTCCTTGGTCATGTTTGTGCTAGACAAACTACCAAAAAACCGTTTTACGCTCGCATTACTTCCGAACTCAGATAAGAGTTAACGACACCATTATAAGGTTCCCATAATCTTGCAAACGATTAGATTATAATTGAGAAAAAAGTATAATTTGAATTAAGAAGAAGGCTCTTGTAATAGGTGTCTTTGGCTAGCAAATTTTCTTGCCGCCAATATACGCTTAATCCGCTGTAGTGGGCCACGATTTCCCCAACGTAATTTTCCTTTTCGGTAAAGACATCGAAAGGGATCAAACTGCATGTAGTAAGGTGCAGCCATAGGTTGGCGTTTGTTGAGCAATATAATTACTACTTCCGAAGTTAGTAATCCTGTAGCAATATTACAAGCACAAGCTAGAGAAGGACCTGCATGGTCAGAAGAATCTACCTTGTTCGTATCCATATATTTCCAGTGTGTACCCCATGGTGCAACGCCTACAGTAAAAGCAATAAGCTGATCAAATAAATCCATGCCATCATGAATATCAAAATATTCTTCAAAACTCATTCCATCTGGCATAAACACATTTAAAGTACCTGAAAAACCAAGTGGAGCTGCGAAAACAACAGGCTTACCATGTTTTCTAGCTGTGCGATAAAGTAATAAACGAGCTTGCATTGAAAAAAAATCTATTGCATCAACAATGACATCCGACTGACTTACAAATTCATCTACATTCTCTGGTTGAATGCCGTTAGTAAACATCGTGATATCCACATCAGGATGAATATCCTTTGCCATCGCCGACATGACTTCAACTTTAGGCTTATCAATCGTAGACGAAGTTGCTCCTATCTGGCGGTTAATATTTTTAATGCTAAACTCATCAAAGTCTGCGATATTGAATGCCCCAATACCCACACGCACTAAATCTATTAGTTCTCGTCCACCTAATCCACCACACCCTGCGACCGCAACACGTGACCTGCGCAGTTTGTTCTGTTCTTCCTCTGTAACTAACCCAATGTTGCGTGTCACGGCCAATCTATAATATTCTTCGCGGTCCATGGTTACATACCTTTTTGGTTGAAAGTTAACATCTTCGATTAAACTCATTCGTTAATTGAATTTTTGTCTAGAATGGAAAACACTTCCCAACCCGGTCATATTCAGCCCTTAGAGTACAAAGATCATCTTCAGGTACATTGACGAGAAAATCAGAGCGTTCTTTGAGAAAATAATGTAACAATTCCTCAGATAGAGGCTCCCCTTCCCCTTTATTTCGATTAAAGCCTTCTGTGAAGAAAAAACGATGTAGATCCGCATCAAATTCTTTCCCTGAATAGAAATTTTCTGCTTTTTTTTGCGCTTCTTCAATATTCAATCGGTGCCCTTGAACTTTTAATTTGTATGCTGCTGAATAAGGAAGCAGTTCTCCCATTGGTTCAAAAAGACATACCTTACGATAAAATTTAATATGCCTTTCAGTGACGGAACAACATAGATCCGTGACCTCCTTCATCGCAGCAAACTGGAACAAGAGCTTAAACATATGTAAAAAAACTTTGTATTTTGTGTACTTAGGGTTTACTGAAAAAGCAATGACTTCAGCCATTCTACGACCTTCAGCCCGTAGCTTAGCGACTTCACTAGCGCAAAATTCTTCCATTGGCAGTCCCATAGGACTATCCAGAACTAAAGTAACTGTACCTACAATCTGCCCCTTACCGTCAAATTTTTCCGGAGTTTGATCAGACAGAGCCTTGTGATAACAAGCAACGAAAACACGAGTATCCGGTAGCATATGGTACTTAGTGAAACGGATCCCCTCGTGATCATCACGTTGCAGTCCTGTTTCCACATAATTTTTCCAAACGAGTGAAAAAGCTTGTTCTAGAGCTTCTTTTCCATCAGCTATTTTATAGGTTACCGCACATATTTCTGGAGCACCCTTATTCTCATCTTTAGATAAACGCACTTCTTTTCTTCTTTCCACTGGTACTGTTTTTCCATTAAGTTTTTGTGAACTGCTCTTCTCTTGCTCCATGAGAAATCTCCTGAATAGAAAAATTGCCCTTATACTAAGGGGGAAGCGCCTCAATATATTGATTTATAATTGTTACTATTGATAAAAATAATCCTAAATATTTACTATAGCAAAATAGACATAATGCAATTTTTATAATCCGAACACTTTTTAATAAAAAACAATAATTAATAACTGAATATTACTCAAGAGTTTTCTATAGACGGCGTACATAAGTCTACAATTTAATACCTATTGAGCAACTGTCATTATTTTTTACACTTGAAAATTTTCTAAATCATTTTTTAAGAAAAATATTTTTATATTATTTTCAAGCAGTTACATGACATGCAAATTTAAACAGTTATACATTAACTCTAATTAACTGAATATTTGTTAGAGGAATGACAGTATTTTTTACACTTCTACAAAAATATGTCGCTCAACAGAATTAAGTGTAAATAACTACATGATTTATAATCTAAATAATTTATCGGCATAGCCATTGCATAATATCCAACCGATGATGAAATCGTACCTTTAAGAGGATAAAAGGATGAAATTTTTAAGCAAGGTCACCAAATTATTCGTACTCTGTTTCTCGTTGCTTTTGACTGGGCAAGCTTATGCTGGTTATATGACCCTTCAGGATCAGATATGGGGCATAGATCCTGATGGTGATGGTGATACATCTAACGCAGTCATGCTTCTAAATATGGATTATGACAGCTTCACTTATGTATCATTTAGCGATGCCACACATTTTACTGATTACGGCTTTTTGTATTCAACAGATGATAGTGCGCTAAAAGGTATGTACGCTAAAGCAACACTAACAGGTGAGGCATCAGGTTCTAATGCGTCGTTTGACGCAGGCTCTACAATGAATTGGTATGACGCATCTGATAATCTAATAATGACATTAACGCTCATTTACGGGGATAGCACTAACGTCGCATTGGATCCTGTAGGAGGCACTATTAGTGGCAGTTTGCGGTTTCAATTTGAGATTACGTACGTAGCAGAAGACTATTTTTATATCTGGGACGGTGTAGACTGGATAGATTTAGCCGATCTTATCGGAGAAGATAGCCCATACTATATGGAAGCTGGTTCACAGATACAACGCGCAACAAACAATCTCCTAACTGTTGAGCAAAACAGCAGTGACTTGGCTGGTACAGGACTTAATATTCTGGATGAACTTGACAGTATCACTGGATTGCCAGCAGGTAGCGCACAATCAGCTATCAATACACCTTCTTTTGCCGGTTTTGTAACATTTAACGATGGTAATGTGTTTGTGGGTGTTGTACCTGAACCTGGAATGCTTAGCCTTATGGGTCTTGCTTTCCTAGGTTTCGCTGGTTTTCAGTCCCGTCGTAAAAGCCAACAAAATAGCTAATAATTAGGTCAAATAGATTTCATCACCCACACGCTGCTTCTTTGTAAAAAGAAGCAGCTTTTCTTATTTCAATTTATCGATCCATAGCAGTACAAAAAGTGATAGGTACTGCTATGTTAGTAGAATAAATAAGGATTCTGAGTTAAGGATAGAGATTTGAATACATGGTTTGGTCTTATCGGCTATACACTAACCGCCGTGGGATTTTTTGTTCTATTTTTGTTGCTGCTAACCACTCGTACTCAGCGTCTTCAGCGTACTCTCCTCATTATTTCGACTATCACGAGTAGTCTATGGGCAGGAGCCTCTGCCGGAGTGATTTATTATGCCCTTCCTCTGCACTGGTTACTGATTACTGAATCCATTCGAAACTGTAGTTGGCTTTTACTATTATTCAGTACACTGGCTGACTGCCAATCTATAAAAACCATTATATGGGTTAATCAAAAGCCACGTTGGGTTATTTTTGCGCTTCTGTGCGCTTCGCTAGCTGAGCTGATTAGTATCATTCTGCCTTGGCTTACCCTCGGTCGTATAATGATGTTACACCTTATTCAGTCAGCTGTTGGACTATGGTTAGTAGAACAACTGTACCGCCGAACAGAGAAACATGGGCGTTGGACAGTGAAACCATTATGTCTTGGTCTAGGTCTGATGTTTGCCTACGATTTCGCCCTTTACGCTAATGGCGTATTAACCAATACCCTTGACCCAGCCTTCTGGTTTGGTCGTGGTTGGGTAATGATATTAACTCAACCACTGATTTTAATTTCATCACGCCGGGTGACCAACTGGGCAACCCGTGTCTATGTTTCCCGAGATGTGGTCTATCATAGTACTTTATTGGTTGTAGCTGGCATTTACCTGCTAATCATGGCCGCCACCGGATACTATATTCGTTATATCGGTGGCGATTGGGGCAGCATGGCAAGAAACATTTTTTTTGCGCTAAGCGGCCTACTTTTCGCTAGTCTCTTTATTTCAGATTCACTCCGGCGACAGCTGAAAGTGTTTATCACCAAGCATTTTTATGCCAACAAATATGAGTATCGCCAAGAATGGATGCGTTTTGCATCTGTATTGGAAAACAAACAAGAGTCACCTTATAAGGTTGCACTGCAAGCGATAATACAACCCTTTGATTGTGAAAAAGGAATGTTGGTGGCGCTGGAAGCAGACAAAATAAAACATTATGCCTATTATAATCTTGATGAGGGTTATCCTGACCCGGAATCAGTACTGAAAACTCTGGTTGAAGCCTCTATTCGCCACCAATGGATTATTGATATCGAAGAGTTGATTAACGGCAGTGATGAAACTCCGTTTATCGTCGAACCAGAACAAATAAAAAGAATAACCAGTTTCAGCTTTGTTGTTCCGATAACCAATGATAATGGATTTCAATGCGCCTGCTTAATTTCAAACCCGCATTCAACTCAATCATTGAACTGGGAAGACCGAGATCTTATGTGGGCGATCAGTACTCAGTTATCGGTCTATCTTAACCTATATCAGACCAATAAAATTATTTCAGAAAACCAACAATTTGACACATTCAACCGTATGTCTGCATTTTTGGCTCATGACCTAAAAAATGTTTTGGCTCAACTGCAATTACTGGCAAAAAATGGAAAACAGCACCGAGATAATCCTGAGTTTATCGACGATGCATTTGAAACTATAGACTCAGCAATAACACGTTTGACAAAAGTGGTAGAACATCTAAGAAGGAAAAATCAGCAAGAGAGCATCACTGCCAACGAAACTTTCTCAATAGACTCTGTCATTCAATCCGTGTGCAATAGTAGAAGGGCAAACAAGCCTGTACCAGAATATGTTTCACATTGTCTAGAACCTATCTTCATTACGGCAGATAAAGAGCGTTTTAGTAATGTTCTTTCTCATATTATCCAAAATGCACAGGAGGCAACTAGCGCAGAAGGATCTGTATTCGTTGAAGCAACTAAAGATGAGAAATATTGCACTATTAAGATTACCGATAATGGTATAGGAATGAGTGCCGAATTTATCGAAGAACGACTATTTAAGCCTTTTGATACAACTAAAGGGAATTCTGGGATGGGTATTGGGGCGTACGACGCAAAAAGGTTAATTGAACAGTTACAGGGTTATATTGATGTGCAATCTGAACCCGGTAAAGGATCATGCTTTACCATGCGCATCCCCATTCCAAGTTAGACATAGCTTATTTTGCATCATGTGGCTTAGAGCATAAGCCAATATTAGATTAACCAATAACTCTAAATAGAATAAGGTAAACGAGTGAAGGAAACACTACTAGTCATCGAAGATGACATTGGCATCCAAAAGCAGTTGAAATGGACTTTTTCAGACTATAACGTAGTTCAAGCCTATGACTGTAATTCAGCCATTAATGCATTGCGTCGTCATGAACCTAAAGTAATTACATTAGATCTTGGCTTACCGCCAGACCCAGACAACGCAAGTGAGGGTCTTGCTACATTAAAAGAGATCCTCACTCTTATGCCAAGGTCCAAAGTTATCGTCATTACCGGAAATGACGACAAAGATATTGCATTAAAAGCAATAGAAATGGGTGCCCATGATTTCTACTATAAACCCATTGACGACGATATCCTTACAGTTATTGTCAACCGTGCCTTCCTGATTGCAAACCTTGAACTCGAAAATGAGCAACTCAAACAATTTTCTTTAAATGGTAATGGGTTTATCGGAAACAGCCCTAAGGTTCAACATGTTTGCCGTTTAGTAGAACGTATTGCTCCTACTAATATCAGTGCGTTACTGTTAGGAGAAAGCGGCACAGGGAAAGAAGTCATTGCTCACTCAATTCACAATTTGAGTATGAGAAAAACTCAGCCCTTTGTTGCTATCAACTGTGCTTCTATTCCTGAAACCCTTCTAGAAAGCGAATTATTTGGCTACGAAAAAGGAGCCTTTACCGGAGCACAAAAAACAACAAAAGGTAAAGTAGAAAGCGCAGAAGGTGGAACGCTTTTTCTAGATGAAATCGGCGATATGCCTTTATCCCTTCAGGCCAAGATGCTACGTTTTTTACAAGAAAAAGTAGTTACGCGTGTTGGTGGTCGAGAAGATATCCCTGTCGATATCCGTATTATATGTGCAACACATCAAAATTTAGAGCATATGGTCAGTGATAAATTATTTCGTGAAGATTTATTTTATCGCATAAGTGAGATTACCATACAAATTCCACCACTACGTGAGCGTGATGGTGATATTATATTAATTGCACGTGCTATTTTGCAGAATCAATGCCAACTTATTGGTAAACAAATTAATGGATTTAATGATGAAGCCGTTGAAGCCCTAATTAACTATCCGTGGCCAGGTAACGTACGTGAACTGCAAAATAAAGTAAAAGCGGCGAGTATTATGTCCGATGGAAAACAAATAACTGCGCAGGATCTCGCGTTAAAATTGGATAACAATGCGATTACTCTGGATCTAAACCTAAAAAAAGTCAGAGAAGATGCCGAGAAATGGGCAATTAGCCAAGCAATTGCCATTATGGATGGAAATATGTCAAATACGGCTAACTTGTTAGGAATTACCAGACCCACGCTATATTCATTAATGGATAAGTATGCGTTAAAGAAAAATACATGAAGCCAATGCAAAGCTAAGTGCCTCAGTTGAACTAATACAAGGAACAGGAAAGCCCTTATGGATACTCAACCATCTCAAAGTAAAAAAACGGATGATAAATTGCATGAGTTATCGGCTCTCAAAGAAAATGAAAACTCTCAAAGTTCTCGTTTTTCCAGACGTCGATTTATCCAATCAGGTATCGCCGCCTCTCCTTTATTAATGTCAGTTAAAAGTCCTGTCGCATGGGCCGCAGATAATTTAACGAATAGTAGTGCTGCTGTTTCAGGCAACACATCCACTTCGTCTGAGCTTGCTACCATTGCAGCAATAAACCCTACTACGTGGGGAGAAATTATAAACGGCAATGATTCATTTCTTAAAAATGCGTTAACTGCTTGTGGCATTAAATCCAATACACACTTTTTAGACATGTTCGGTGGTGAGCTTTGTAGCTTGAACTCGTGTAACGAAAGTGGTTGGAGTTATAAAATATTAACCAATACTATTAGAAAAAGTGATAATCCATTAGCCTGCGAAGCATTACAAAATGCATCTGCATGCAAGCTAGTATTGAGAGTTCAAAAATATAATAACTCTAGTCCTGTTACTGGTGATGTGTATGGCTCATCGCAATACAGCATTCAAAGCAGTAATAATAAACACTGTTTTGATGTCTCTATCTATGAGCCAGAACTTCATAAAAATCTGATCTGTGGATATTTGAACGGTCTATTTTCGTCTGACTTCATTGAGTACCCGTTTGATCAGGTATATATTTTTAATACATTTAAGTCTGTAATTTCATCATTGGCGGATAGAATTGCAAAAGATGGTCACGAAAAGAACTTTGATCCTTCAATTTACTCCCTTCTTCCATCATTACGATATAATCTGAGTCAGACATGGAAGTAAGATAGTTAGAATTGAATTAATGAGGATAAGATATATTGTTAGATGAGCAGACAAATATCTCACTACATCCTTCTTTCTCCGTTAAAGACTTTACGTTTTTAAGTAAGGATAAAGGTGTTGTTTATTGCCCAGTTAATGGTGAAACCCTGCTTTGTGAAACTTCAGTTATTCATTACTTAACTCTGCTTGAATCAAAGCCGGAATGCTCTTATCGTCAACTTATGAAAATGTACCCTACTCAAGCTGAGAATATGATTCAGCAGTTGGCTAACTTGTACGTAATTGAGATTCAAGGGAAAAACATACAGAATGACAATAATTAAGGAGTATCATG encodes:
- a CDS encoding S1 family peptidase; the protein is MIRPTLVLVLLTLVKPISSLAGLPETIATIQPSVVGVGTYNRLSERPYNILGTGFVVGDGHYIATNNHVIPAILESQNNEKVIIYAGKGNAAKVYNAEIVTRNSIHDIAILKIEGLPLPALHLSSKMVREGEVYAFTGYPLGAILGLYPVTHRGIISSITPIVIPARNEAELTAKRIKQLREPYIVYQLDAVAYPGNSGSPVYDPDTGEVIAVINKVLVKSTKESMLTDPSAITYAIPIKYLRDILTKLP
- a CDS encoding N-acyl amino acid synthase FeeM domain-containing protein, which gives rise to MEQEKSSSQKLNGKTVPVERRKEVRLSKDENKGAPEICAVTYKIADGKEALEQAFSLVWKNYVETGLQRDDHEGIRFTKYHMLPDTRVFVACYHKALSDQTPEKFDGKGQIVGTVTLVLDSPMGLPMEEFCASEVAKLRAEGRRMAEVIAFSVNPKYTKYKVFLHMFKLLFQFAAMKEVTDLCCSVTERHIKFYRKVCLFEPMGELLPYSAAYKLKVQGHRLNIEEAQKKAENFYSGKEFDADLHRFFFTEGFNRNKGEGEPLSEELLHYFLKERSDFLVNVPEDDLCTLRAEYDRVGKCFPF
- the prsT gene encoding XrtA/PEP-CTERM system TPR-repeat protein PrsT; protein product: MKNTVIVFATTSLFYCYPTLADKYLDNAQKYIEKNEIPSAVIELKNSIQNSPDDAKPRLLLGKIYLQQGGYLEAEKELSKALELGSPNEEVITSLLNAKLNLGKNQEVINTVSDSRVSDPYINSELFALKSMAELNLNQVDSARQSLQLAGDAALDSHYVKLSQARLDATQNNIEQAIRLVDEVIDKDDTNTDAWILKGHLEMAKRDFAKAAESYSKAYQLSPKASQYTLFLSRALVLDNQMDKAQPYIDNILKQIPNQVLANEMKASIDFSKSNFESAKQHADRAINNGSENLVTMLISGVASYNLKLYEQSNHRLKQILPRLPEDHFARRLYIVTQLKLGYIDEAIQEAERLNVDSKENSTFLSQTSMELSKLGRDEEALTLAKKAYESDKGQFNEMMLGMVKLSSHDSSGIEDLKSALAEQPDKRKAEIGIGYYYLQLGAIDEAQNVADKWLKSDTNDVDALVLHGTILLSQSQSDQASDAYLKALSIDPDHIQGNLLYSRLLASREQWEQAFQYAYKTKTLAPNNELATKLLFISGQKANKAPELLKLINTQISQNPTNLNLVPQKAIALVLNNETTQALNLLEKQPEQNKTAKMWALIGNIYFSKKQWSDAERAYLKWLDIAPTDVDAHIRSIFISGMTKKYGSGIALANNASQIFPTDIRFTILKIDLLIKSGKTDDAQKLLDTMTSSVRDLEYTLKQQAVIYISDNLLDKAIPVLQKRYKTYPGLESAKELSLLYVQNNQAEEAIKFLSEVINQYPDKARALQLLLADIQSKQSSDEAIEQYKVIIKREPNNVIALNNLSWVYMGKENFIEACQYSKRAYDLADGHPQIDDTHGYCLLKSGEIKEAVSILKKAYQAVSANPEIALHYTESLIADNQIRQAQLVLDGIVTNNSVFLEQKKALEVKLSSL
- the prsK gene encoding XrtA/PEP-CTERM system histidine kinase PrsK, encoding MNTWFGLIGYTLTAVGFFVLFLLLLTTRTQRLQRTLLIISTITSSLWAGASAGVIYYALPLHWLLITESIRNCSWLLLLFSTLADCQSIKTIIWVNQKPRWVIFALLCASLAELISIILPWLTLGRIMMLHLIQSAVGLWLVEQLYRRTEKHGRWTVKPLCLGLGLMFAYDFALYANGVLTNTLDPAFWFGRGWVMILTQPLILISSRRVTNWATRVYVSRDVVYHSTLLVVAGIYLLIMAATGYYIRYIGGDWGSMARNIFFALSGLLFASLFISDSLRRQLKVFITKHFYANKYEYRQEWMRFASVLENKQESPYKVALQAIIQPFDCEKGMLVALEADKIKHYAYYNLDEGYPDPESVLKTLVEASIRHQWIIDIEELINGSDETPFIVEPEQIKRITSFSFVVPITNDNGFQCACLISNPHSTQSLNWEDRDLMWAISTQLSVYLNLYQTNKIISENQQFDTFNRMSAFLAHDLKNVLAQLQLLAKNGKQHRDNPEFIDDAFETIDSAITRLTKVVEHLRRKNQQESITANETFSIDSVIQSVCNSRRANKPVPEYVSHCLEPIFITADKERFSNVLSHIIQNAQEATSAEGSVFVEATKDEKYCTIKITDNGIGMSAEFIEERLFKPFDTTKGNSGMGIGAYDAKRLIEQLQGYIDVQSEPGKGSCFTMRIPIPS
- a CDS encoding ThiF family adenylyltransferase, yielding MDREEYYRLAVTRNIGLVTEEEQNKLRRSRVAVAGCGGLGGRELIDLVRVGIGAFNIADFDEFSIKNINRQIGATSSTIDKPKVEVMSAMAKDIHPDVDITMFTNGIQPENVDEFVSQSDVIVDAIDFFSMQARLLLYRTARKHGKPVVFAAPLGFSGTLNVFMPDGMSFEEYFDIHDGMDLFDQLIAFTVGVAPWGTHWKYMDTNKVDSSDHAGPSLACACNIATGLLTSEVVIILLNKRQPMAAPYYMQFDPFRCLYRKGKLRWGNRGPLQRIKRILAARKFASQRHLLQEPSS
- a CDS encoding PEP-CTERM sorting domain-containing protein, yielding MKFLSKVTKLFVLCFSLLLTGQAYAGYMTLQDQIWGIDPDGDGDTSNAVMLLNMDYDSFTYVSFSDATHFTDYGFLYSTDDSALKGMYAKATLTGEASGSNASFDAGSTMNWYDASDNLIMTLTLIYGDSTNVALDPVGGTISGSLRFQFEITYVAEDYFYIWDGVDWIDLADLIGEDSPYYMEAGSQIQRATNNLLTVEQNSSDLAGTGLNILDELDSITGLPAGSAQSAINTPSFAGFVTFNDGNVFVGVVPEPGMLSLMGLAFLGFAGFQSRRKSQQNS
- a CDS encoding VanZ family protein, giving the protein MHRLKISLLSLYTLLIAYVTLSSDSSSDSVVPDLNTFGISNLDKLAHTGAYALFYILAVTGFGMKRLKSIRAILLIYGMILEILQTWVPQREPSLEDFLANLLGVILGSLVMFVLDKLPKNRFTLALLPNSDKS